From a region of the Agrobacterium larrymoorei genome:
- a CDS encoding lytic murein transglycosylase, whose translation MRAIKALSIGAAASAFLAAAPVMAAQCGNTSAGFGNWLQSFKQEAVGRGVSASVLDRAFSGVSYNQATIRADRGQHSFKLSFDQFMQKRGGQAIISRGKAMKKNNAALFANIERAYGVPAGPLLAIWGMETGFGGFMGNQHTLSAVATLSYDCRRSDYFTEQLYAALKLVGNGSLNVNAKGAAHGEIGQTQFLPLNVVRYGVDFDRDGRIDLVGSRADALASTANFLVGHGWQRGAGYQQGQTNFSAIQGWNAASVYQQSIAYIGKAIDGQ comes from the coding sequence ATGCGGGCAATAAAGGCATTATCCATCGGCGCGGCAGCGAGTGCATTTCTGGCGGCAGCGCCGGTTATGGCAGCCCAGTGCGGCAATACCTCGGCAGGTTTTGGCAACTGGTTGCAGTCGTTCAAGCAGGAGGCCGTCGGTCGCGGCGTCAGCGCTTCGGTTCTGGATCGTGCCTTCTCTGGTGTCTCCTATAATCAGGCAACCATTCGCGCCGACCGTGGTCAGCACAGCTTCAAGCTCTCCTTCGACCAGTTCATGCAGAAGCGCGGTGGCCAGGCCATCATTTCGCGCGGCAAGGCAATGAAGAAGAACAACGCCGCGCTGTTTGCCAATATCGAACGCGCTTACGGTGTTCCTGCCGGTCCGCTGCTTGCGATCTGGGGCATGGAAACCGGCTTTGGCGGCTTCATGGGCAACCAGCATACGCTCTCCGCCGTCGCAACGCTGTCTTACGATTGCCGTCGTTCGGATTATTTCACCGAGCAGCTCTATGCCGCTCTGAAGCTCGTCGGTAACGGCTCGCTCAACGTCAACGCCAAGGGTGCTGCCCATGGCGAAATCGGCCAGACGCAGTTCCTGCCTCTCAACGTAGTTCGTTACGGTGTGGACTTCGACCGCGATGGACGTATCGATCTCGTCGGTTCGCGCGCCGATGCACTTGCTTCGACGGCGAACTTCCTCGTCGGTCACGGCTGGCAGCGCGGTGCAGGCTACCAGCAGGGCCAGACGAATTTTTCAGCCATTCAGGGCTGGAACGCGGCAAGCGTCTACCAGCAGTCCATCGCTTACATCGGCAAGGCAATCGACGGCCAATAA